In Streptomyces longhuiensis, the following proteins share a genomic window:
- a CDS encoding adenosine deaminase, translating to MTSQTSGNSQIPTPAQIVRAPKVLLHDHLDGGLRPGTIVELALEQGYENLPETDPDKLGIWFREAADSGSLERYLETFAHTCAVMQTREALFRVAAECAEDLAEDGVVYAEIRYAPEQHLEQGLTLEEVVETVNSGFREGERRAKANGHRIRVGALLTAMRHAARALEIAELANRYRDTGVVGFDIAGAEAGFPPTRHLDAFEYLKRENNHFTIHAGEAFGLPSIWQALQWCGADRLGHGVRIIDDIKVQDDGTVELGRLASYVRDKRIPLEMCPSSNLQTGAADSYEAHPIGLLRKLHFRATVNTDNRLMSGTSMSREFEHLVDAFGYTLDDMQWFTVNAMKSAFIPFDERLAMINDVIKPGYAELKSEWLFRQTSSTRGSVAQ from the coding sequence ATGACGAGCCAGACCAGTGGAAACTCGCAGATTCCGACCCCGGCGCAGATCGTTCGCGCTCCCAAGGTGCTGCTGCACGACCACCTCGACGGCGGGCTTCGCCCCGGCACCATCGTCGAACTCGCCCTGGAGCAGGGGTACGAGAACCTCCCCGAGACCGACCCCGACAAGCTCGGCATCTGGTTCCGCGAGGCCGCCGACTCCGGCTCCCTCGAGCGCTACCTGGAGACCTTCGCCCACACCTGCGCCGTCATGCAGACCCGCGAGGCGCTGTTCCGGGTCGCCGCCGAGTGCGCCGAGGACCTCGCCGAGGACGGCGTCGTCTACGCCGAGATCCGCTACGCCCCCGAGCAGCACCTCGAGCAGGGCCTCACCCTCGAAGAGGTCGTCGAGACGGTCAACTCGGGCTTCCGGGAAGGCGAGCGGCGCGCCAAGGCCAACGGCCACCGCATCCGCGTGGGCGCCCTGCTCACCGCCATGCGGCACGCGGCCCGCGCCCTGGAGATCGCCGAACTCGCCAACCGCTACCGCGACACCGGAGTCGTCGGCTTCGACATCGCGGGCGCCGAGGCCGGCTTCCCTCCCACCCGCCACCTCGACGCCTTCGAGTACCTCAAGCGCGAGAACAACCACTTCACGATCCACGCGGGCGAGGCCTTCGGCCTGCCCTCCATCTGGCAGGCGCTCCAGTGGTGCGGCGCCGACCGTCTCGGCCACGGCGTGCGGATCATCGACGACATCAAGGTCCAGGACGACGGCACGGTCGAACTCGGCCGCCTCGCCTCCTACGTGCGCGACAAGCGCATCCCCCTGGAGATGTGCCCGAGCTCCAACCTCCAGACGGGCGCCGCCGACTCCTACGAGGCCCACCCCATCGGCCTGCTCCGTAAGCTGCACTTCCGTGCCACGGTGAACACGGACAACCGCCTCATGTCGGGCACCAGCATGAGCCGCGAGTTCGAGCACCTGGTCGATGCTTTCGGCTACACGCTCGACGACATGCAGTGGTTCACTGTCAATGCGATGAAATCAGCATTCATTCCTTTCGATGAACGACTGGCCATGATCAATGACGTGATCAAGCCGGGGTATGCCGAGTTGAAATCCGAATGGCTGTTCCGTCAGACCTCCTCGACCAGGGGTTCTGTCGCGCAGTAA
- a CDS encoding LysR family transcriptional regulator encodes MAHKQSSEDRLSPSSDTEDIVKTLAPRLSYFAAVARTEHVTRAAHELGIPQSTLSRALVRLEQDLGVELFARHGRTVSLTPAGRTFLASVDKALAEVGRAAESVRADADPASGKVAFGFLHTMGSETVPGLIRAFRADHPGIRFSLVQNYGEAMLERLRAGELDLCLTSPIPDAPGLVARRLDEQRLRLVVPDDHRLAGRKRVRLAEAADETFVTLEPGYGLRRITDGLCTEAGFKPRIAFEGEETETLRGLVAAGLGVALLPPPAVPRPGVVELTVTGQRAVREIGVAWLDGHPDTPPVAAFKKFLLSRRGKLLSEWTRAEE; translated from the coding sequence ATGGCGCATAAGCAGAGTTCAGAGGATCGCCTGTCACCGTCCAGTGACACAGAAGACATCGTGAAGACGCTCGCGCCACGCCTGTCGTACTTCGCCGCGGTCGCCCGTACCGAGCACGTCACGCGGGCCGCCCACGAGCTCGGGATCCCCCAGTCGACGCTGTCGCGCGCCCTCGTCCGCCTCGAACAGGACCTCGGCGTGGAGTTGTTCGCGCGCCACGGCCGCACCGTCTCGCTCACCCCGGCGGGCCGCACGTTCCTCGCGTCCGTCGACAAGGCGCTCGCCGAGGTCGGCCGCGCCGCCGAGTCGGTACGGGCCGACGCCGACCCCGCGTCGGGCAAGGTCGCCTTCGGCTTCCTGCACACCATGGGCTCCGAGACCGTCCCCGGCCTGATCCGCGCCTTCCGCGCCGACCATCCGGGCATCCGCTTCAGCCTCGTCCAGAACTACGGCGAGGCGATGCTGGAGCGCCTGCGCGCCGGCGAGCTCGACCTCTGCCTCACCTCTCCCATCCCCGACGCGCCCGGCCTCGTCGCGCGCCGCCTCGACGAGCAGCGCCTGCGTCTGGTCGTCCCCGACGACCACCGCCTCGCGGGCCGCAAGCGCGTCCGTCTCGCGGAGGCGGCCGATGAGACGTTCGTGACCCTCGAACCTGGTTACGGGCTGCGCCGCATCACCGACGGCCTGTGCACGGAGGCGGGGTTCAAGCCGCGCATCGCCTTCGAGGGCGAGGAGACGGAGACCCTGCGCGGCCTGGTCGCGGCGGGCCTCGGCGTGGCGCTCCTGCCGCCACCCGCCGTACCGCGCCCAGGAGTTGTGGAGCTGACGGTGACCGGTCAGCGGGCGGTACGCGAGATCGGCGTGGCCTGGCTCGACGGGCATCCCGACACCCCGCCGGTCGCCGCGTTCAAGAAGTTCCTGCTCTCCCGGCGCGGCAAGCTGCTCTCCGAGTGGACCCGCGCGGAGGAGTAG
- a CDS encoding prolyl oligopeptidase family serine peptidase has protein sequence MGQQATTVREARLGKAVGAVPTTVSGVVLLLPAGAETSARRPSPLASATVRTLGRALARDGRRDGLAAHVVHYRGRGWNGAQAQLARDADWAADEAVRRYGDVPVCLVGVDMGARAALHAGGHSAVNSVLALAPWLPEEDVAAPLEPVKQLAGRRVMIVHGTNDERTDPELSFRLAARAKKSNRDICRFEVHSDGHTLHQHRTEVHALARDFVLGSLFGRAFSRPVQDALAAPPPLGLRMPLASGFGRSLGR, from the coding sequence ATGGGACAGCAAGCGACGACGGTCCGTGAGGCCCGGCTCGGGAAGGCGGTGGGGGCCGTCCCCACTACGGTGAGCGGTGTGGTCCTGCTGCTTCCCGCGGGCGCGGAGACCTCCGCGCGCAGACCGTCACCGCTGGCCTCGGCGACCGTACGGACCCTGGGGCGCGCCCTCGCGCGCGACGGACGGCGGGACGGCCTTGCGGCACATGTCGTGCACTACCGCGGCCGCGGCTGGAACGGCGCGCAGGCACAGCTCGCGCGTGACGCCGACTGGGCGGCGGACGAGGCCGTGCGGCGCTACGGCGACGTCCCGGTCTGCCTCGTCGGGGTCGACATGGGCGCCCGCGCGGCGCTGCACGCGGGCGGGCACAGCGCCGTCAACTCGGTTCTCGCGCTCGCCCCTTGGCTGCCCGAGGAGGACGTCGCGGCGCCCCTCGAACCGGTGAAACAGCTCGCGGGCCGCCGCGTCATGATCGTGCACGGCACGAACGACGAGCGCACGGATCCCGAGCTGTCGTTCCGCCTGGCCGCCCGCGCGAAGAAGTCCAACCGCGACATCTGCCGTTTCGAGGTGCACTCCGACGGTCACACGCTCCACCAGCACCGCACCGAGGTCCACGCCCTGGCCCGCGACTTCGTGCTCGGCTCGCTCTTCGGGCGGGCGTTCTCGCGCCCGGTGCAGGACGCGCTCGCCGCGCCTCCGCCGCTGGGGCTGCGGATGCCGCTGGCCTCGGGCTTCGGCAGGTCCCTCGGGCGGTGA